A segment of the Vibrio sp. 16 genome:
ACACCATTATTATTCAAGTCTTTTTACTTGTTTAAAGATTCTATAAGATTATGTAATGATTGATGTTCAACTGTGCTCAACCGAATCAGGAAGCTATTTTCCATATGAATTATAATGACCTACCTCACTGTATGATCAACAAGGGCCAATATGGCGACGTTTGGATGCCAACCAAACGCCATTATGCGCTCAAGTTCGTTGGCCTGGTATTATTGATCTTGAGCTTGAGTATAATCGCCCAGATTGTCTCCGATAATGCGCCGTCACTCTTTGCTATGATATTTTCAGGCTGCCTTGTATTGAGTGGCGTTTTTCTCGTCAATATAGAGAGCTACTTTGTATTTTCAGCAACTAACAATCATTTGATGAGGACCACTCGTATTTTCGGGAGAAGCGTGGTCAAAAGATTTTTCAAAGATTGCTCCAACCTCAAATGTGATCTGAGTAAAATTGAAACTCAAAACGTTTACCAAATCAAAATGATTAAACACAAGTGGCATTTCGATTCTTTGGATGAAGCGTTGAGTTTGTGCTCATATCTATCGTTGAAACATAATGTACGCGTTGTGGAAACTATATCGAAGCCTCCCTCAGAAACGATGTTTTGTGAGGATACGTTAAGACGTAAACTCAGCGGGCAGCACAAGAATCCGAGGTTTTTAGAGATTTGGGATAAGATTTCATTTGCTAAACTCACTATTCCTTTCTTTGTGTTTACATTGTTAGCTGGTGTGATGAAACTATGATTTTGACTGAAGAATCAAAAGATCTTTACATTTATCGGCAGACGGGATTAGCAAGAGCAATGACTACATCACTTGGCCTATTTATATTGATTATTGGCTTGATGAATGTCTATTTTTCTGACGGTTCGAGAGCGCTCCCCATTTGGGTCACTGGTTTCTTATGCTGGCTAGGTTGGCTCGGAACCTTTGGTCGCTACGTTTGTGAGTTTGACTCGAAATTGCAGGAAGTTAGGCTGAAAGCCTCTTGTTTATACTCGGTTTTTTTTCGCCGCTACAAGCTAAATAATGTCAAGTATTTCCGCTTAACCCATAGAAAAACTTTTTCCCGCCAATACACAGTATATATGGTGCTCAATGACGAAACGTATATTGCTGTATGTACTAGTAGGTCTCAAGGACATGCCGTAGAAATGTGTAACACTATATCTGATTTTCTGGGTAAACCAGTGCAGATAGACTTACTTTAATTTTCACGTTATCCAGTATCGTTCACAATGAAAGAGCTGATACAGGCTCCTTGATTATAAACTTCTCTCATTCCTTTGTTACGCAACTATAACCCATCGTCCCTTCTTTTGGTACTTGCGGTGTTACATTGTCACGCTTTTTGTTCACCGATAAATCTTAAATAAGTAACTGCAAAATAATGCTAACCAGGCTGCATCAGGAAATGTTGGGCATTAGTCTAGTTTGTAGTGATACCAATTACATTGTAACCCCACAGAATAATACTCTACGTAGAAGTGAGCGCTTGCTGCTAGGTAGTACAGGGTTGTAATTAAATTACACCTTATAGTTTTCCCATTAACTCTGTAGTGGATAATGCTAATGTAAGTTATTAATTTAAATACAGAAAACATCAAATGAAGTTAAATGTGGACGTTGCGCACAGGTAATTGCAGTTGCGTGGTTTGCCTGCATAGATATTCATTTAGTAGTTGTGTCATCGCAAAGAGAGAGCGAGCAAGGTTTTGTATTCGGTTATAGTGCGGTAGTTGGATGAGAATGAAGGCTAGTTGATGAGTACCCTGCCCTGATGACCGGGTACTATTTGATGAGGTTATGAGTTCTGTTTTTTCGCTTGTTCGCGGATTTGCTCTGCAACAACTTTGATTGCTTGAGCGGTGCTCATTCCTTCTGACATTAGCTTTTGAATCTTTTCAACAGCTTCTTGTTGTTCGGCGTGGCTGAGAGGAGGTAAATCATCAAACATAAAAAAGGCTCCTAGTTTATTAGGAGCCGACTATATTATGTTTCTGCGGTTTACACCAGATGTCTAGTAGCTTGTCAGGAAGTTGATGTACGCGCCCATTGAGTTCTCATTGGTGTAGCTTGCGCCAATATCCATCTGGAAAAGGTTTAAAGGTGAAATGCCAATACCTGCGGTGATCGTGTCATCTAGGTTATCGTAAGCTAAGTTGCGTTTCCAACCTGCCCTTAGTTTGAGCTGGCGTAAGATATCGATCTCGCCGCCTACACGGAGCATTTGAGTGTTATCGTCGAAGTTTGTATAACGCTCTTCTTCGTTTAAGTCGTAGTCAACACTAATAGTCGCGTAATCTGCTACTAGGCCAAAACCAACCGTATAAAGTGGTCGCATCTGATAGGAGTAAGAAAGCGCTGGGTTGGTAGGAATCGCAGAAACGACCGTTTTCGTTTCAATATCACGGCTGATTAAGTTACTTGCTGATATCCCTGCACGAATTGGCCCATAAAACCACACAAAGCCAGCGTCGAAGTTCAGCATTGTTTCACCAGTATCATTATCTCGTGTATCTGCGAGACTGTAGTCTGATAGGCTAGCTTCATATACATAAGTATAAATTCGCTGCAGTTTCGGTGTTACACCAAATGCAATGTGTTGGCCAAGAAACGTTTGGTATTTAGCGAGAGATAAACCGACTTCAGTCACCCCAATCGATACCGCGTTGACTGTACTATTTTGTGCGTTTTCCAGTGTTGCTAAATTAGGGTCAGGGTTTGTACTTGCAGTTGAAATGACAGGGTTTACAAAAGATTCGTAGTAAGCTTTGCCATACAAATTTGCTGCTATAAATCTGTTTGGTATAGCAAAAGCAACGACACCGCCGATCTCTGCTTTGAGTTGATCGCCTTCCATGTTATCGAGAACTGTTTGTAATTCACTCGCTCTAGTAGGGTCTGCAGACGCGATAATCTCTGATGCAGAGTCTAGATCGTCAACTAATTGGTTCTGGTCGTCATAAAGCAAACCGAAGCTCGGAGTAATCATCCCAATATCGTCATTGCGTCGATAGATAGCGGTAAGCGCTGGATTATAGAAAGGCGCAGTTAAAAAGTTCGCGGACACGACACCTACTCCACCCATCGCATCGCCTCGGGCTTCGATTGCGTAGTTGGCAGACCATGCTGTGGAGCTTGCAAGCGCCAAAGATAATGGCAGCAGTTTTATTGTATTTTTCATATCGATATATACAGTTATTGTCCCTTAAGGCTATATCGACATATTGTGGGATATCTTTAATTATTCATCTAGTGAAACATCATATGTTTTACTGATTATTTGGGATTGTTCTACAATTATGGGTCCTTGCCAGCGAGCGTGATTCATTGAGACGGCTAAAACATACCTTCCTGGTTCAATCACGTTCTGATTGAGTTCATTTGGGTAGTCAGACTCATAGCTTTGGCTCCACACGCGATTGTACTTGCCATCAATGAAATCATAAAGCGATGCTTCAAGCTTAGGCAACGGGCAATGTGGGTTTAAGAGTGCATTTTTCTCTACTTTCCACTGGTCTTTTGATTGCCAGCGCACTGATACTTTTGCTTTTGGATCACCTAATACTAACCATGAGCTCCAAGAGCTTTGATCTGCCGCAGTGACATCGATACGGTATAACCCCATCTGCATCCGGCTATTTAAGTTATA
Coding sequences within it:
- a CDS encoding YoaH family protein — its product is MFDDLPPLSHAEQQEAVEKIQKLMSEGMSTAQAIKVVAEQIREQAKKQNS
- a CDS encoding conjugal transfer protein TraF, whose translation is MKNTIKLLPLSLALASSTAWSANYAIEARGDAMGGVGVVSANFLTAPFYNPALTAIYRRNDDIGMITPSFGLLYDDQNQLVDDLDSASEIIASADPTRASELQTVLDNMEGDQLKAEIGGVVAFAIPNRFIAANLYGKAYYESFVNPVISTASTNPDPNLATLENAQNSTVNAVSIGVTEVGLSLAKYQTFLGQHIAFGVTPKLQRIYTYVYEASLSDYSLADTRDNDTGETMLNFDAGFVWFYGPIRAGISASNLISRDIETKTVVSAIPTNPALSYSYQMRPLYTVGFGLVADYATISVDYDLNEEERYTNFDDNTQMLRVGGEIDILRQLKLRAGWKRNLAYDNLDDTITAGIGISPLNLFQMDIGASYTNENSMGAYINFLTSY